Proteins from a genomic interval of Trifolium pratense cultivar HEN17-A07 linkage group LG6, ARS_RC_1.1, whole genome shotgun sequence:
- the LOC123891943 gene encoding uncharacterized protein LOC123891943, whose amino-acid sequence MKISQIDDPYGEFLELIKNFQAGRIDRRRFRARVQGLCSGNTDLIFRFNTLLKNKYQIKLKITGVKRKKVKKKKVEESHELPWDMLDNICKTLDFHDLFQFAGVCKNWKAFHKIYWTNFIAYQEPLLLRNVYSNREFSSLISIPDQKIYSLKKMECLFNSIYVESSGGYFIKAADNNSFKIINPFTRTKKVINASNFQFYFNGFFNYALLALSKCSEDFVLVVLCMCTMNLRVYQSRNCGWVTYSSEIGNQEKVVHFVVLHNIIYVVTNKANIGVLSLNSANIKFLKLKSTPDVTSRNLKLVNCDEQLLLVDLMEDKMIRNVYKIDFSTMNYVKVETLGNIALLYASNGLKNNCYALSNPNKWGYERNSVYVTLFSSTICRVYSWDDKKLKKCITLPTPDETGAFLFDWCFRHLQYEIDYSLVE is encoded by the exons ATGAAGATCTCTCAGATCGATGATCCGTATGGTGAGTTTTTAGAACTCATAAAGAATTTCCAAGCGGGAAGAATTGATAGAAGACGTTTCAGAGCAAGAGTGCAGGGATTGTGTAGTGGAAATACAGATTTGATTTTCAGATTCAACACCTTACTGAAAaacaaatatcaaatcaaaCTTAAGATCACTG GGgtcaaaagaaaaaaggtgaagaagaagaaggtagAAGAGAGTCATGAACTTCCTTGGGATATGCTTGATAACATTTGCAAAACACTAGATTTTCACGACCTCTTTCAGTTTGCCGGTGTGTGCAAGAATTGGAAGGcttttcataaaatttactGGACAAATTTCATAGCATACCAAGAACCATTACTTCTCCGAAATGTGTATAGTAATCGAGAATTCTCTTCCTTAATAAGCATTCCCGACCAAAAAATTTATTCCTTGAAGAAGATGGAGTGCTTATTCAACTCTATCTATGTTGAGTCTTCTGGCGGATATTTTATCAAGGCGGCGGACAATAATTCATTTAAGATAATCAATCCATTTACAAGAACAAAGAAGGTAATCAATGCCTCCAACTTTCAATTTTACTTTAATGGTTTTTTTAACTATGCATTGCTTGCTCTTAGCAAATGCTCTGAGGATTTTGTTTTGGTGGTTTTATGCATGTGTACTATGAATTTGCGTGTCTATCAATCTAGAAACTGTGGTTGGGTTACTTATTCTTCAGAAATAGGAAATCAAGAGAAAGTTGTTCACTTTGTGGTTTTGCACAATATAATATATGTTGTCACTAACAAGGCCAACATAGGAGTGCTTAGCTTGAATTCtgcaaatattaaatttctaaaACTGAAGAGTACTCCTGATGTAACTAGCAGAAACCTCAAGTTGGTTAATTGTGATGAACAACTTTTACTGGTTGATTTAATGGAAGATAAAATGATTAGGAATGTGTACAAGATAGACTTCTCCACCATGAATTATGTCAAAGTTGAAACTTTGGGCAACATTGCATTATTATATGCTTCAAATGGCTTGAAGAACAATTGTTATGCATTGAGCAACCCGAACAAGTGGGGATATGAGAGAAACTCTGTGTATGTCACCCTCTTTTCATCTACAATATGTAGAGTGTATTCATGGgatgataaaaaattgaaaaaatgcaTCACGCTTCCAACTCCTGATGAAACAGGTGCCTTCTTGTTTGACTGGTGTTTTAGACATCTACAATACGAGATAGATTATTCTCTAGTTGAGTAA
- the LOC123891944 gene encoding disease resistance protein Roq1-like has product MEEEHNDHTLLVSQAIKCLPRYLVGMTSPLEELEEHVFLDLANDVGVLGICGMRGIGKSTLAAVLYDRIFHEFEACCVIDDVGKIYRVNGPIGAQKQILHQTLKEEHLRVSNPYEATILIRSRMLHLKALVILDNVDRIEQLEKLAVNRECFAAGSRIIIISRYEHILKEYGLDAVYKVPLLNQTNSLQLLFYQKVFKCADITSYYEQLACDMLHYANGRPLAIKKILGSFLFTLHISQWINVLIRLRESPNNDIIDVLQSMYRYPLQHPMYQYQYNEWRPCRGQTNQLCREGSAWW; this is encoded by the exons ATGGAAGAGGAACACAATGATCACACATTGCTTGTATCACAAGCAATCAAG TGCCTTCCAAGATATTTAGTGGGGATGACTTCTCCTTTAGAAGAATTGGAAGAACATGTATTTTTGGATTTGGCTAATGATGTTGGGGTTTTAGGAATTTGCGGGATGAGAGGAATAGGGAAATCAACTCTTGCTGCTGTTTTATATGACAGAATCTTTCATGAATTTGAAGCATGTTGTGTTATCGATGATGTGGGCAAAATTTATAGAGTCAATGGCCCAATTGGTGCACAAAAGCAAATTCTACATCAAACACTAAAGGAAGAACACCTTCGGGTAAGCAATCCTTATGAAGCAACTATTTTGATACGAAGCAGGATGCTTCATTTAAAGGCCCTTGTAATTCTTGATAATGTTGATCGGATTGAACAACTGGAGAAATTAGCCGTAAATCGTGAATGTTTTGCTGCAGGGAGTAGAATCATTATAATTTCTAGATATGAGCACATCTTAAAAGAGTATGGACTGGATGCAGTTTACAAAGTTCCACTCTTGAATCAAACTAATTCTCTTCAATTATTATTCTATCAAAAAGTTTTCAAATGTGCTGATATTACTAGTTATTATGAACAATTGGCGTGTGACATGCTACATTATGCAAATGGCAGGCCTCTagctattaaaaaaatattgggttCATTTTTGTTTACCCTACATATCTCTCAATGGATAAATGTATTGATTAGATTGAGAGAAAGTCCAAACAATGATATTATAGATGTGCTACAGTCAATGTACCGATACCCACTACAACATCCTATGTATCAGTATCAGTACAATGAATGGCGACCCTGTCGCGGTCAAACCAACCAGTTGTGCCGTGAAGGATCAGCCTGGTGGTGA
- the LOC123893036 gene encoding uncharacterized protein LOC123893036 has product MESSKGKDSNERFPLSGVVADCVKRWFKDTLREAKAGDVNMQILVGQMYYSGYGIPKDAQKGKLWLTKASRLRSQVWKVGDKRPGYNASDSDSDESNEDS; this is encoded by the exons ATGGAGAGCAGCAAAGGGAAAGATAGCAACGAGCGTTTTCCTCTTTCTGGGGTGGTGGCAGATTGTGTGAAGCGTTGGTTTAAAGATACTTTAAGGGAGGCTAAAGCTGGTGATGTTAATATGCAGATTTTGGTTGGTCAGATGTATTATAGTGGCTATGGTATTCCTAAAGATGCTCAAAAG GGAAAACTTTGGCTAACGAAAGCATCGAGGCTTAGATCTCAAGTTTGGAAAGTTGGAGATAAGCGTCCAG GTTATAATGCAAGTGATTCTGACTCTGATGAATCAAATGAGGATTCTTAA
- the LOC123892597 gene encoding putative GDP-L-fucose synthase 2, which produces MGSQDAALSSSSFLDDKSAKVFVSGHRGLVGSAIVRKLTELGFTNLILRSHAELDLTRQSDVEAFFASTKPEYVIVAAAKVGGIHANNTYPADFIAINLQIQTNVIDSAYRNGAKKLLFLGSSCIYPKFAPQPIPEDALLTGPLEPTNEWYAIAKIAGIKMCQAYRIQHKWDAISGMPTNLYGPNDNFHPENSHVLPALMRRFHEAKVNGAKEVVVWGTGSPLREFLHVDDLADAVVFMMEKYSGLEHLNVGSGKEVTIKELAESMKEVVGFEGDLVWDSTKPDGTPRKLMDSSKLAALGWTPKVSLKDGLVDTYKWYLENVKQ; this is translated from the exons ATGGGAAGCCAAGATG CTGCATTGTCATCAAGTTCATTTTTAGATGACAAATCAGCCAAGGTTTTTGTTTCTGGTCACCGAGGTCTTGTTGGCTCGGCCATTGTTCGCAAGCTGACTGAACTCGGGTTCACGAATCTAATCTTGAGATCTCATGCTGAGCTTGATCTCACTCGACAATCTGATGTTGAAGCCTTTTTTGCATCCACAAAGCCTGAGTATGTCATTGTAGCTGCAGCCAAAGTTGGTGGTATCCATGCCAACAACACTTATCCAGCTGATTTCATTGCTATCAACCTCCAAATCCAGACCAATGTCATTGATTCTGCTTATCGTAACGGTGCTAAGAAGCTTTTGTTTTTGGGTTCTTCTTGCATTTACCCTAAATTTGCACCCCAACCGATCCCTGAAGATGCTTTGCTTACTGGCCCTTTAGAGCCAACAAATGAATGGTATGCAATTGCCAAGATTGCCGGGATCAAAATGTGCCAAGCTTACAGAATTCAACACAAGTGGGATGCAATTTCAGGGATGCCGACCAACTTATACGGACCAAATGACAATTTCCATCCCGAGAATTCACATGTTTTACCTGCTTTGATGAGGAGGTTTCATGAGGCAAAGGTCAATGGTGCCAAGGAGGTTGTGGTGTGGGGTACCGGCAGTCCACTGAGGGAGTTTTTGCACGTAGATGATTTGGCAGATGCTGTTGTCTTTATGATGGAAAAGTACAGTGGACTCGAGCATTTGAATGTAGGGAGTGGAAAGGAGGTTACTATTAAGGAATTGGCTGAGTCGATGAAGGAAGTGGTGGGATTTGAAGGCGATCTTGTTTGGGATAGTACTAAGCCGGACGGCACACCAAGAAAGCTGATGGATAGCTCAAAACTTGCAGCCCTTGGTTGGACACCGAAAGTCTCACTCAAGGATGGGCTTGTTGATACCTATAAATGGTACTTAGAGAATGTCAAGCAATGA